In Spirochaetota bacterium, a single genomic region encodes these proteins:
- a CDS encoding flavin reductase family protein: protein MSKVVWKPGTMLYPAPAVLVSSHCRGEENVLTVSWAGTVCTEPAMLSISLRPERHSYRLIKESGEFVVNLPTAELARAVDFCGVKSGSRIDKFAAARLSRRPGRHVAAPLIAECPVCIECRVKEVMPLGSHHLFLAEVLAVHAEESLIDSKGKFHLERAGLLCYNHGHYCSVTKPLGAFGFSVRKKRSKKDS, encoded by the coding sequence ATGTCGAAAGTCGTCTGGAAGCCGGGCACCATGCTGTATCCCGCGCCGGCCGTGCTGGTGAGCTCGCATTGCCGCGGGGAGGAGAACGTGCTTACCGTTTCGTGGGCAGGGACCGTCTGCACCGAGCCGGCGATGCTCTCGATCTCGCTGCGTCCCGAGCGTCATTCGTACCGGTTGATAAAGGAGTCGGGCGAGTTCGTCGTCAACCTTCCCACGGCGGAGCTTGCCCGCGCCGTGGACTTCTGCGGCGTGAAATCCGGCTCGCGTATCGACAAATTCGCGGCGGCAAGGCTTTCTCGAAGGCCGGGCCGGCACGTCGCGGCACCGCTTATCGCCGAATGCCCGGTCTGTATCGAGTGCCGGGTGAAAGAGGTCATGCCGCTGGGGAGCCACCATCTCTTTCTGGCCGAGGTGCTGGCCGTGCACGCCGAGGAGTCGCTGATCGACTCGAAGGGCAAGTTCCACCTCGAGAGGGCGGGGCTGCTCTGCTATAATCACGGGCATTACTGCTCGGTGACGAAGCCGCTCGGGGCCTTCGGCTTTTCGGTGCGCAAAAAACGCTCAAAAAAGGATTCCTGA